DNA sequence from the Lycium barbarum isolate Lr01 chromosome 5, ASM1917538v2, whole genome shotgun sequence genome:
ACACAAGGTGTAGACCGGGCCTGCAACTTATGAATCGTAGTTGACGGGAAAAGAGGGTAGTACAAACACCCAAAGACCCGAAGGTGTGAGTACGTCGGTTCCTTATGATATAGAGCATGAAGGGGAGATTTATGGTTCAATAActtgcttggtaaaatattaagtaGGTAAGTTGctatttgcaatgcatgatgccaaaaagaaggCGGGAGAGAAGCGTGGGCAAGAAGAGTGCGCACGACATTATTGATAGACCGAATTTTCCTTTCGGCCTTCCCATTTTGTGAGGACGTATGAGGATaagaaagacggaaagacatcccattcgACTCACAAAGACGCCaaaaatcattattttcatattctttcccattatcacattggacattttttaTTTCTCGTTCAAAATGCGTTCGGACATGGGCCTGAAATTCTAAAAACTTAGCAAAGACATCAGATTTCCTAGATAAGGGAAAAGTCCACAAATATTTCGAGAAATCATCCAAGAAAAGAACATAATATCGATGACCCATGGAACTTAAGACAGGagaagtccataaatcactatgaataatatcaaaagGCATACAAGTGTTCGAATTAGATGGAACAAAAGGCAACTTAATATGTTTTCCAAGCacgcaagaacgacaaatactatagcaactagaattattacattcaatgcttttatttaTCCTAAGAGAATTCAAAACTGACGCTCCCGGGtgacccaaacgatcatgccaaagagAAGAAGACAAAGCAGCAAAGGTTGATGGAGAATTGACTGTGTttgtgatggtggtggtgatgggaTATAGATCATCcctgctctcacatctcattagtggcatccccgtctgaaagtccttcacagaaaacccatatggatcaaaatTAACAGACACAGAGTTATCAGTAGTGAACTTTCTAACAGAGATTAAGTTTTTAATGAGTTTTGGGGCGTGAAGGACATTTTTCAACGATAAAGGAGGGTTTGGGGGAGGCAAATGAGTATGACCACAACCGTGAATTGGAATTGAatgaccattaccaacaacaataccatgatgatgattgctcaaattagaataagacgagagattaccATTCGTGGATGTCATGTGAGATGTGGCACCGGTTTCCATGTACCACTTCTGGtccggaggattcaaagtcaTCGTATGCATTGCCGATTCAATGTCCGTGGGAGCATAAGACGGGGCATACATCTGCTGAAATGGGGCAGCAACATACGCCTGCTGCGGAGGGTAGGGAGCAGGGCCGAGAATGCCCGGCTGTTTGGCCTAGGGCCCTTGCGAAGACGTCGGCCAAGTGGACGGATACGGGCAAGGTGGCACGGCCCATTGTGGCATCCATCCCCAAGCATAATTGGGAAGCTGCCACGGCTGAGGAGACGGCTGACGCGGCCAGCTGCCTGGCGGTGGTTGGTGATTTCCGCCGTTGTGACCACGGCTGCCGCCACGGCCAGCTTTGCCGCCAGCGTTACCACGGCCAGCGCCGTTCCGACGGCCAGAAGTGCGGcctatgttgttgttatttttgcccctGTTATTCACAGCATGACCAGACGAATGAGTATTATCAAAAAAATTAGTCGAACCCTCACCACCTGTGGCAGCCACCATCGCCGAAGGAGTAGAATGGGCCGCCTGCATCGCCTGTTCTCATTCCTCCAGAACGAGTGAGGAGCGCGCCTCGGTGAAATGAGGCAATGGTTTGCTGTGACGAATCTGTGTTCCCACACCCTTGAATGCGTCGGTGAGACCCGAAACAAGCTGAAGAACAAGGCGGGAATTGGAAACCGGAGCCCCCACATTTTTTAACTGATCGGAGATGCTCTTGAGCCTCTGACAATATGCAGACGCGTTCGGGAAGTCTTCCATCCTAGTTGTAGAAAACTCTTGTTCGAGCATAACGGCACGGGAGTTTTGATGGTCCTGGAAGATATCACGCAAGCGATCCCAGGCTTCCATGGCCGTTGCTCCAGGTTCAATAATAGTAATAAGGAGGTCATTCGAAATCGGGGAATAAATCCACTGGAGCACAGTCGCATCAAGGGTCGACCAAAGTTCTTTGTCGTCATCGGAGGGAGGGGCTGCCTGGTTCCCTTTCTCTGGTGCGATGATATGGCGTATGACCCTATGGGATATGGCGTGGATCCTAAACAATTCTGCCCATGTGCCGTATTGTGCATTCTCCATTTCAAGAACCACAGGAATGTGATTACGGATGTTGGAGACGGCGAAAGCGGGGTGGAAGGATGATTTAGAGGTGGACATGGTGGcgggaaaaaaaaagaaggagagagGTGGAAGCCGACGGAGCTAGGGCAGCGGAGAGGAGAGAGgagaggaaaaaagaagaagaaaacccTAGacttctgataccatgaaagaataTTTTCCGTAGTCTCCTTTCATtcattgaattggttaatatacaaaaatatcctACTCAAAATAGGAGAGTataaaatattacaaaatattctaacctaaataagagattacaaaatattacaTAAtgtttacataatctatcaaaaAAGATGAAGGCCTAGACATGATTTTTACACAATATAATCAAATTTTCTCAATTAAAGTTGCCCTCAAATATATTTGTAAGTTAATTCATTACCATGTAAAGTCAAATTATTCAGTAATCAAGAGCTGAAAACAAAATAGTCTACAATTTTTAACAAGGGTAAATGACCTAAGTCCGTACCAATTTAAATTTATGATAAGaaacaaaaggaagaaaaaaagtaaACAGATAAGAGCTTATCTATTGGGAAAAGTTATTTTCCAACTAGTCACCAGATATTTTAATTCtgtctcttttttattttttttattgaagTATTTTTCATTTCCGTTGTTGCTTTATTTTAGGTACATTCCATAATTTCCATTACGCTTTGCATGAAAAGAAAAGTGAGAAGGAAAGAACAAAGGCAAACTTATAGTAAATGGTTTCATTATGGATCTTTCTGAATGCAACGCGTACAAGAGGAgcaaatcacaacaacaataataaagaAATGTTTTACAGAAATTATATACAAGTCATTTTTAATGTTTGGTTGCTAGAACATAATTTTCATCAAATAAAGAAATGAATTTGTAAAGCTTTATCACATTTCCAACCAACATTTAAAAATTATCATCAATCTTTAGTACTAAAAAGTTAATAGATCACTATCTAATAATTTGTTGATATTATTAGCAAtctttagtactccctccgtttcattaTAAAGGGTGTTTTTCCCTTACAAAAATTACTCAATCCTAGAAAGTAGAAGTATTTTTACTAACttattccttaatcaaatgtATTGAAAACGATGTACTCGTTAATGGTTTTTCGGTTATGTAAAACTCGATTTATTTAAATAAGGATAAAAATGGTAGAAAAAAATTAGTGTCTTATTGATTTTGTGAAATACCacttattttaaaacaaaataaaaaggtaAAAACACCACTCGTTAGGAAATGGACGGAGTAATGCtttttatttttggaaaaataaCTCACTTTTCTATTGCACacagaattcttttattttttatttttattttttaaataagctATTTTTCAAAGAAAATCAAAGTTATCCATCATACATACCAAGCACATTTGCAAAGAGAACataaaaaacaagaaaagaaaatgctaGCCTAGCACAAAAGTAAAAGGTAAAAGAAAAAGAAGCCCAGTATCAAGAAGCAACGTAATGTTCTTCTTTTCCAACCAACAGTACAACTttttgatagattatgtaaatattagttagaatattttgtaatctcctattttaggttagaatttgtatattttgtaatctgTTATTTTAGGtcagaatattttgtatattaaccaattcaaggaatgaaaggagacacagaaaatatttcctacatggtatcagattagggtttctttcttctttctccttccgctacgccctagtccctctttcttcttcctttttttttccgtCACCTACTCTCTCCACTACAGCCGCCATGGCCGAGGCAACACCCACTCCGGCTAAGTCCTCGTTCCACCCAACCCTCGCGGTCTCgaatatcaagaatcacatctctgTTACTCTTGAAATGGAGAACTCCCAATACGGAACATGGGCCGAGCTTTTCAAGATTCATGCTCGTTCTCACAAGGTCCTTCATCATATCATTCCTCCACCCAAAGGTAAGAAGAAGCCGGCTCCCAAAACTAATGAGGAAGTCGAATTATGGACGACCATTGACGCCACCGTGCTTTAATGGATATATTCGACAATTTCGAATGATATATTAAACACCATCATCGAAACAGATGCTACTGCCATGGACGCTTGGGTTCGCTTGCGTGATATATTCCAAGATCATCAAACCTCTCGTGCGGTGACTCTCGAACAAGAATTCACGACGACTCGTATGGAGGATTTTCCCAATGCCTCCGCCTATTGCCAACGTCTCAAAAGCCTTGCGGATCAACTGAAAAACGTCGGGGCTCCCGTGACGAATAGCCGCCTTGTCCTTCAATTGGTTTCAGGTCTCACTGAAGCGTACAAAGGGGTTGGGACACAAATTCGCCATGCTAAGCCTCTCCCCCCATTCTCCGAGGCTCGGTCTTCCCTTGTTTTGGAGGAACGTGAACTTGCGGCAATGGTGTCTCACGGGTATGGTTCGGCTATGGTAGCCGCGATCGACGACGCGGCTCCGCCCTCTGAAAGCACACGCTCACgccgagggaaaggaaaaaatTCTCACTGCCAAAATTCTGGGATTGCCCGTCACAGTGGTTCTTGCCGCGGCTCAGGCGGTGAAAAATTCACCGCCAGCGGGCGCGGTGGTACTGGCCGCAGCAGCGGCGGTCCACAGGTAGCGGGTTCCTCTTCCCCGCCGTGGAATGCCGACCAGTTTGGTCACTGGCAGTGGGTTCCGCAACCTCGCTAGGTGGCTGCTCCTCCCCCCTGCCCGTACCTGACTGCTTCGTGGGCTCGTCCACCGCCTGGCCCGCCACGGCAGCAGGGTATATTGGGCCGTCCTTCAGCCCAGCATCTCTACACGGCAGCAGTGGCGCCTCATGGGTCGTATGTTCCAACCGACGTCGAGTCCGCAATGCACACCATGACCTTGAACTCGCCCGATCAaaattggtacatggataccggggccacttctcatatgacatcctcggacggtaatctctcgtcttattttaatttgagcaatcaaaataatggtattgttgtgggaaatggtcattcgatTCAAATTCGTGGTTGTGGTCATACTAGTTTTCCTCCCCCAAACCCCTCTTTATCCTTACGaaatgtcttacatgctcctaAACTCATTAAGAATTTAGTTTCAGTCCGGAAGTTTACTACTGATAATTCTGCgtctgttgaatttgatccatatgggttttctgtgaaggactTCCAGACAGGGATGGCACTAATGCGGTGTGATAGTCGGGGAGATCTTTATCCAATCACCACCATCAAATATCCAACCACCACTCCATCAACCTTTGCGGCGTTGTCCTCTTCTTTTTGGCATGCTCGTTTAGGTCATCCGGGAAATTCTATTTTAGCTTGTCTTAGgcataataaaagcattgaatgtaataaatctagtcattctagtatttgtcgttcttgcgttcttggtaaacatgttaagttgccgtttgattcttctatttctgaaactttgatgccatttgatattattcatagtgatttgtggacctctcccgtgttaagttcattgggtcatcggtattatgttctttttttggatgattttgcGAAGTTTTTATGGACTTTTCCTTTAGCTAAGAAATCCGATGTTTATGCGAATTTCTTGGTTTTAAAAGTCCACATTCATATccaatttgaacgtcatattaaaaatgtccaatgtgataatgggagggaatatgataatggACAATTCGGGAGAGTTTGTGAGTCTAATGGGATGTCCTTTCGTCTTTCTTGTCCATATACGTCAtcacaaaatgggaaagccgaaagaaaaatccgATCTATCAATAATATCACTCGGACTCTCCTTGCTCATGCCTCTCTCCCCCCTTCGTTTTGGCATCACGCCTTACAAATGACAAcatatcttcttaatattttaccaagcaaaTTATTGGGTCATGTTTCTCCTCTTCAAGTGCTATATCAAAGAAAGTCATCTTACtctcatcttcgggtttttgggtgtttatGCTATCCCCTCTTTCCTTCTCCGACTATCCACAAATTGCAAGCCCGGTCTACACCGTGTGTCTTTTTGGGGTATCCTATGAATCATAGGGGGTATAAGTGTTAtgatttatcgtccaacaaaataattatttctcgtcacgtgatttttgatgagaatgttttcccattttccaatttacattctcccacttcaactacttatgattttttggacgaTGGGATTTCGCCATTTTGGTTGCATCATTTGGCTAATGATCTCGTTAATCTGCCCAGCCCACCCCCCGGTGCACCCGTGACACAGCCGACTGCCACCCCTCTCACCGTGGCACCCGTCACCCAGTCGACTGCCCCCTCCCACCGTGGCACGTATTGCCCAGTTCCCTCCGTTGGCAGCCGCCTCCCCTACAGCGCCTACCCCTCTCCCCTCTGCCTTGGGCCAACAACCCTTGAATCTATCTCCTCCACCCGCACAAACATCACCCCAGCCACCCCACTCTACCAATCCGCCCCGAATGGTGACCCGGAGTCAAAATGGTATTTTAAAGCCAAATCATACGTTTAACTTGAATACCATGGTTATGAAATCCCCTCTCCCTCGTAACCCTGTGACCGCccttcgtgacccgaattggaaaatggctatggctgatgaatttgatgctcttattaGGAATAAGACATGGGAGTTGgtcccccgtccacctaatgttaatgttattcgttctatgtggatttttactcataaagaa
Encoded proteins:
- the LOC132639392 gene encoding uncharacterized protein LOC132639392, yielding MSTSKSSFHPAFAVSNIRNHIPVVLEMENAQYGTWAELFRIHAISHRVIRHIIAPEKGNQAAPPSDDDKELWSTLDATVLQWIYSPISNDLLITIIEPGATAMEAWDRLRDIFQDHQNSRAVMLEQEFSTTRMEDFPNASAYCQRLKSISDQLKNVGAPVSNSRLVLQLVSGLTDAFKGVGTQIRHSKPLPHFTEARSSLVLEE